A genome region from Solanum pennellii chromosome 12, SPENNV200 includes the following:
- the LOC107006108 gene encoding uncharacterized protein LOC107006108, with the protein MVSFAWKDATHAAFDSLKNKLSAAPFLALPDFSQEFQLETNASGLLRLIPNPSIVFEDIAMDFITCFPSCKDKSTIMTVVDRLSKYGHFIALSSSFTTQSVAETFVIGIVRFHGPPSPVQQIIPLNLDDTAYIIPETSMSLEDKVSVWDRSIVVSPQDDLEDTSVATVEKHIQMTPFRVLHGRDTPSVARYILGSSEMIEAYLVDKDESLSLLKAEFARAQNWMKVFADKSRRELT; encoded by the exons ATGGTTTCTTTTGCCTGGAAAGATGCCACTCATGCTGCCTTTGACTCTCTCAAGAATAAGTTAAGTGCAGCGCCATTCCTAGCTTTGCCTGATTTCAGCCAAGAGTTCCAGCTAGAGACAAATGCTTCAG GTCTGCTACGACTTATACCCAATCCTTCAATAGTGTTTGAGGATATCGCAATGGATTTCATTACTTGCTTTCCTAGTTGTAAAGATAAGTCCACTATAATGACGGTCGTAGATCGATTGTCAAAATATGGACACTTTATTGCATTGTCGTCTTCATTCACTACTCAGTCAGTTGCTGAAACTTTTGTGATTGGAATTGTTCGATTTCATGGCCCTCCAAG CCCTGTTCAACAAATTATTCCTTTGAACCTGGACGATACAGCCTACATTATTCCTGAGACTTCTATGAGCCTCGAGGACAAGGTTTCTGTCTGGGACCGGAGTATTGTGGTGAGCCCACAAGATGACTTGGAGGACACATCAGTAGCCACCGTGGAGAAACACATTCA AATGACTCCATTTCGAGTTTTACATGGTAGAGACACACCTAGCGTAGCTCGCTACATTTTGGGTAGTAGCGAAATGATTGAAGCTTATCTGGTGGACAAAGATGAGTCTTTATCTCTCCTTAAAGCTGAATTTGCTCGTGCGCAGAATTGGATGAAGGTATTCGCTGACAAGAGTCGAAGGGAACTAACTTAG